In Streptomyces canus, one DNA window encodes the following:
- a CDS encoding site-2 protease family protein gives MTTATTRHSDRRISPVFIGIVAVTAVTGWATWTGFAERTDIAVFLFVTGAWIVSLCLHEYAHARTALHSGDISIGAKGYLTLNPLAYTHALLSIVLPVIFVIMGGIGLPGGAVFIERDRIRGRWRHSLISAAGPLTNVLFAIACTAPFWLDSLDGVPREFRYALAFLALLQISAAILNFLPVPGLDGYGIIEPWLSHDVKRQIEPFAPFGLLFVFALLWVPQINSVFFDLVHAVLNGLGVSEAEASNGWSLYRFW, from the coding sequence ATGACCACCGCCACCACCCGCCACAGCGACCGGCGGATCAGCCCGGTCTTCATCGGGATCGTCGCCGTGACGGCGGTGACGGGCTGGGCCACCTGGACCGGATTCGCCGAGCGGACGGACATCGCCGTCTTCCTGTTCGTGACCGGCGCCTGGATCGTGTCCCTCTGTCTGCACGAGTACGCGCATGCCCGCACCGCCCTGCACAGTGGCGATATCTCAATAGGGGCGAAGGGCTACTTGACCCTCAACCCTCTCGCCTATACCCATGCCCTGCTCAGCATCGTGCTCCCCGTCATCTTCGTGATCATGGGCGGCATCGGGCTGCCCGGCGGCGCGGTGTTCATCGAACGCGACAGGATCCGCGGCCGCTGGCGGCACAGCCTGATCTCCGCGGCGGGCCCCCTCACGAACGTCCTGTTCGCGATCGCCTGCACGGCCCCGTTCTGGCTGGACTCCCTCGACGGCGTACCCCGGGAGTTCCGCTACGCGCTGGCCTTCCTCGCCCTGCTCCAGATCTCCGCCGCGATCCTGAACTTCCTGCCGGTCCCGGGCCTGGACGGCTACGGCATCATCGAGCCCTGGCTCTCGCACGACGTCAAGCGCCAGATCGAGCCCTTCGCCCCCTTCGGCCTGCTGTTCGTGTTCGCACTGCTGTGGGTGCCGCAGATCAACAGCGTGTTCTTCGACCTGGTCCACGCGGTCCTGAACGGACTCGGGGTCAGCGAGGCGGAGGCGTCGAACGGCTGGAGCCTCTACCGCTTCTGGTAG
- a CDS encoding DUF6578 domain-containing protein: MGLWHVFYADWQLECCGTPFSVGEEVRWPLLFHAAADVLGGGWRDQLTELAGPVEQGAERVLRDRNGLVVGVGESAAAPGGSDRLVGLLTVETHGGRLPEVRGQVRCVQVVTQEYGETEPGSRTWEPVPGRRSLRSVDASPKWFAGGGDARSEAGIVVTLEVPDTDSALSHTVRRTRGIPPGSPPGTETEGLPADELAALLAGLSRA; this comes from the coding sequence ATGGGGCTGTGGCATGTGTTCTACGCGGATTGGCAGCTGGAGTGTTGCGGTACGCCGTTCTCGGTGGGGGAGGAGGTGCGCTGGCCGCTGCTGTTCCATGCCGCCGCCGACGTCCTCGGGGGCGGCTGGCGGGACCAGCTCACCGAGCTCGCGGGCCCGGTGGAACAGGGCGCCGAGCGGGTGCTGCGGGACCGCAACGGCCTGGTCGTCGGGGTCGGGGAGAGTGCTGCGGCACCGGGCGGCTCGGACCGGCTCGTCGGGCTGCTCACGGTCGAGACACACGGCGGCCGGCTGCCCGAGGTCCGCGGCCAGGTGCGGTGCGTGCAGGTCGTGACACAGGAGTACGGCGAGACGGAGCCGGGTTCGAGGACCTGGGAGCCGGTGCCGGGGCGCCGCTCGCTGCGGTCGGTGGACGCGAGCCCGAAGTGGTTCGCCGGCGGCGGGGACGCGCGGTCCGAGGCGGGGATCGTGGTCACCCTGGAGGTCCCGGACACGGACTCGGCGTTGTCGCACACCGTCCGCAGGACCCGGGGCATCCCGCCCGGCTCGCCGCCCGGTACGGAGACCGAGGGCCTGCCGGCCGACGAGCTGGCCGCGCTGCTGGCAGGGCTGAGCAGGGCGTGA
- a CDS encoding AfsR/SARP family transcriptional regulator, with amino-acid sequence MRYRILGTTQALRPDGTSVPVGGTRLRALLTVLALRPGRTVPVSLLVDEVWGDDPPADATGALQALVGRLRRALGADAIASVEGGYRLTAGPDDIDLHRFERLAGDGMRALADGDPAKAAVVLDDALALWRGPALADLPDRTAEAARAAARRLDALRARHTAALALGHADQSLPELTALCDTHPLDEPLQSLRLRALRDTGRTAEALAAYESVRQILADQLGADPGAELRALHGELLRPEPSAADGRGGLGGQGGKDSRVSGVGFGRSGATGSGQEGGRGSAADAARPAAVPTPPSGNLRARLTSFVGREADIDAIREDLAAARLVTLLGPGGAGKTRLSQEAAEAVGDVVRDGVWLAELAPVDDPDAVPEAVLTAVGARETVLYGAGAEAMRAAGSERLDDPVERLAEHCGRRSMLLILDNCEHVVDAAARLTETLLERCPGLTVLATSREPLGVPGELLRPVEPLPEPVALRLFADRGAAARPGFRVDGDEGTAAACAEICRRLDGLPLGIELAAARLRMLTPRQIADRLDDRFRLLTSGSRTVLPRQQTLRAVVDWSWDLLDGEERDVLRRLSVFAGGCDLAAAEAVCGPAALDALGSLVDKSLVVAAPSGEGEMRYRLLETVAEYAGERLDETDGSRADAERAHLAYYRELARTTDPLLRGPSQLTAIERLEREYENLRTALRRAVADRDEQEGLCLVLSLAWYWQMRDLRIEARNWSRDVQGLGPDPFTEPVRPAAPVWERCTDTPPPWTGEVLEEARRGAHLVHLACMDTELDAWQNQHAQAKLRAIAATYEPGMAQTCRMPGSLWFFAIMLTGDMERLRKVIQATVDTCRATPGYDWELAAALQWRANLLANRSDWAGDAIQDAEEALEIYERIGDLWGTAEALSARAEAHERKGEWRAAADDYESAIERAEQLGARAQKSVLNARLGSVLLETGEAERGELLLREVIADQDGARNEAMPASRMFLAGRLGLTGRIPEAREQLRLLREQFGIAHFVIFDAFILGSEAWLEAIDGCYEECLTLTRRALEKSEDPLALTIAPHMRTMYLHTAGLALAGADGGARARDGARCLGVGDALLPRNHVPTTVERTVRGDAERELRAVLGDAAYESAYAEGDGLSPQEAAALV; translated from the coding sequence GTGCGCTATCGCATCCTCGGCACCACCCAGGCACTCCGTCCCGACGGTACGTCCGTCCCGGTCGGCGGCACGCGGCTGCGCGCGCTGCTGACCGTGCTCGCTCTGCGGCCCGGCCGTACCGTCCCCGTGAGCCTTCTCGTGGACGAGGTGTGGGGTGACGACCCGCCGGCCGACGCGACCGGCGCGCTGCAGGCGCTGGTCGGGCGGCTCAGGCGCGCGCTCGGGGCGGATGCGATCGCCTCGGTGGAGGGCGGCTACCGGCTGACGGCGGGGCCGGACGACATCGACCTGCACCGTTTCGAGCGGCTCGCCGGCGACGGCATGCGGGCGCTGGCCGACGGTGACCCCGCGAAGGCGGCCGTGGTCCTGGACGACGCCCTCGCTCTGTGGAGGGGTCCGGCCCTGGCCGATCTGCCCGACCGTACGGCCGAGGCGGCGCGCGCGGCGGCCCGCCGTCTGGACGCCCTGCGCGCCCGTCACACCGCCGCGCTCGCCCTCGGCCACGCCGACCAGTCCCTCCCCGAACTGACCGCCCTCTGCGACACCCACCCCCTCGACGAACCCCTCCAGTCCCTGCGTCTGCGCGCCCTGCGCGACACGGGCCGCACGGCGGAGGCGCTGGCGGCGTACGAGTCCGTACGGCAGATCCTCGCGGACCAGTTGGGAGCGGACCCGGGCGCCGAACTGCGGGCGTTGCACGGGGAGTTGCTGCGTCCGGAGCCGTCCGCCGCGGACGGCCGGGGCGGACTGGGCGGCCAGGGCGGAAAGGACAGCCGGGTGTCCGGCGTCGGCTTCGGGCGGAGCGGGGCGACCGGGTCCGGTCAGGAGGGCGGTCGCGGATCCGCCGCCGACGCCGCTCGTCCGGCCGCCGTTCCCACTCCGCCCTCCGGCAACCTCCGTGCCCGTCTCACCTCCTTCGTCGGCCGGGAAGCCGACATCGATGCCATCCGCGAGGACCTCGCGGCCGCACGGCTCGTCACGCTGCTCGGGCCGGGCGGGGCCGGCAAGACGCGGCTTTCGCAGGAGGCCGCCGAGGCGGTGGGGGACGTGGTGCGGGACGGGGTGTGGCTGGCCGAGCTCGCGCCGGTCGACGACCCGGACGCCGTGCCCGAGGCCGTGCTCACCGCCGTCGGTGCCCGCGAGACCGTGCTGTACGGCGCCGGTGCCGAGGCGATGCGCGCCGCAGGGAGCGAGCGGCTCGACGACCCCGTCGAGCGGCTCGCCGAGCACTGCGGCCGGCGCAGCATGCTGCTGATCCTCGACAACTGCGAGCACGTGGTCGACGCGGCCGCCCGTCTGACGGAGACGCTCCTGGAGCGCTGTCCCGGGCTGACCGTCCTGGCCACCAGCCGTGAACCCCTGGGCGTACCGGGGGAGTTGCTGCGGCCCGTGGAGCCACTGCCCGAGCCGGTCGCGCTGCGGCTGTTCGCCGACCGGGGGGCCGCGGCCCGGCCCGGTTTCCGGGTCGATGGCGACGAGGGGACCGCGGCGGCCTGTGCGGAGATCTGCCGGCGCCTCGACGGGCTGCCCCTCGGTATCGAGCTCGCCGCCGCCCGGCTGCGGATGCTGACGCCACGTCAGATCGCCGACCGGCTCGACGACCGCTTCCGGCTGCTCACCTCCGGCAGCCGTACCGTGCTGCCCCGCCAGCAGACCCTGCGGGCCGTCGTCGACTGGTCGTGGGACCTGCTCGACGGCGAGGAACGGGACGTCCTGCGGCGGCTGTCGGTGTTCGCCGGCGGCTGTGATCTGGCCGCCGCCGAGGCCGTCTGCGGGCCCGCCGCGCTGGACGCGCTCGGCTCGCTCGTCGACAAGTCGCTTGTGGTGGCCGCTCCTTCGGGGGAGGGCGAGATGCGCTACCGGCTCCTGGAGACCGTCGCCGAATACGCCGGCGAGCGCCTCGACGAGACGGACGGCTCGCGCGCCGACGCCGAGCGCGCGCACCTGGCGTACTACCGCGAACTCGCACGCACCACCGACCCGTTGCTGCGCGGACCGAGCCAACTCACCGCCATCGAGCGCCTGGAGCGCGAGTACGAGAACCTCCGCACCGCCCTGCGTCGTGCCGTCGCCGACCGCGACGAGCAGGAGGGGCTGTGCCTGGTGCTGTCACTGGCCTGGTACTGGCAGATGCGTGACCTGCGCATCGAGGCCCGCAACTGGTCCCGCGACGTCCAGGGCCTCGGCCCCGACCCCTTCACCGAGCCGGTCCGCCCCGCCGCGCCGGTGTGGGAGCGCTGCACGGACACCCCGCCGCCGTGGACAGGCGAGGTGCTGGAAGAGGCCCGGCGCGGCGCGCACCTCGTCCATCTCGCCTGCATGGACACCGAGTTGGACGCCTGGCAGAACCAGCACGCGCAGGCGAAGCTGCGGGCCATCGCCGCCACCTACGAGCCCGGCATGGCGCAGACCTGCCGGATGCCGGGCTCCCTGTGGTTCTTCGCCATCATGCTCACCGGGGACATGGAGCGGCTGCGGAAGGTCATCCAGGCGACCGTCGACACCTGCCGGGCCACCCCGGGCTACGACTGGGAGCTCGCCGCGGCCCTCCAGTGGCGGGCCAACCTGCTCGCCAACCGCTCCGACTGGGCCGGCGACGCCATCCAGGACGCCGAGGAGGCGCTGGAGATCTACGAGCGGATCGGCGATCTGTGGGGCACCGCCGAAGCGCTCTCCGCACGTGCCGAAGCCCATGAGCGCAAGGGCGAGTGGCGTGCGGCCGCCGACGACTACGAGAGCGCGATCGAGCGGGCCGAACAACTCGGCGCCCGCGCCCAGAAGTCCGTGCTCAACGCCCGGCTGGGCAGCGTGCTGCTGGAGACCGGGGAGGCCGAGCGCGGCGAACTGCTGCTGCGCGAGGTGATCGCCGACCAGGACGGCGCCCGCAACGAGGCGATGCCCGCCTCCCGGATGTTCCTCGCGGGCCGGCTCGGCCTGACCGGCCGGATTCCCGAGGCGCGCGAGCAACTGCGGCTGCTGCGTGAGCAGTTCGGCATCGCCCACTTCGTCATCTTCGACGCCTTCATCCTCGGCTCGGAGGCCTGGCTGGAGGCGATCGACGGCTGCTACGAGGAGTGCCTGACGCTGACCCGCCGGGCGCTGGAGAAGTCCGAGGACCCGCTGGCCCTGACTATCGCCCCGCACATGCGCACCATGTACCTGCACACCGCCGGGCTCGCCCTCGCCGGGGCCGACGGCGGCGCCCGTGCCCGCGACGGAGCCCGCTGCCTCGGGGTCGGGGACGCGCTGCTGCCGCGCAACCATGTCCCGACGACCGTTGAGCGGACCGTGCGGGGCGACGCCGAGCGGGAGTTGCGCGCGGTGCTCGGCGACGCGGCCTACGAGTCGGCGTACGCGGAGGGCGACGGCCTCTCCCCGCAGGAGGCCGCCGCCCTGGTGTGA
- a CDS encoding ABC transporter permease: MSAATATTIDADARIPLRGHLRHTGALIRRNLLWIRQDPESMFDAILMPVVFTLLFVFVFGGSIGQALGGGQDGYVQYVIPGMIAMMSMTLSQGVGTGFSQDFNSGVMDRFRSLPIGRGSVLFAKIYVELLRMLFATTVLMIVAVLVGFDIHHWAGLFAAVGLSAVFASSIMWVFLTLGVILKNAQSVQAMGFLVLFPLQFGSSIFAPTNSMPGWLQHFTDYNPLSTLADAARGLMVGGPVAHDLWVTLGWSAAITAVAAPYAIHKFRTKN, translated from the coding sequence ATGAGCGCCGCAACCGCCACCACGATCGACGCCGACGCCCGGATCCCGCTGCGCGGGCATCTCCGGCACACCGGCGCCCTCATCCGCCGCAACCTGCTGTGGATCCGGCAGGACCCGGAGTCGATGTTCGACGCCATACTGATGCCGGTCGTCTTCACCCTGCTGTTCGTCTTCGTCTTCGGCGGCTCGATCGGACAGGCCCTGGGCGGCGGGCAGGACGGATACGTCCAGTACGTCATCCCGGGCATGATCGCGATGATGAGCATGACCCTGTCCCAGGGCGTGGGCACCGGCTTCAGCCAGGACTTCAACTCCGGTGTCATGGACCGCTTCCGGTCCCTGCCGATCGGGCGCGGCTCGGTGCTGTTCGCCAAGATCTACGTGGAACTGCTGCGGATGCTGTTCGCGACCACCGTGCTGATGATCGTCGCCGTCCTGGTCGGCTTCGACATCCATCACTGGGCCGGGCTGTTCGCGGCGGTCGGCCTGTCGGCCGTGTTCGCCTCCTCGATCATGTGGGTGTTCCTCACCCTGGGCGTGATCCTGAAGAACGCGCAGTCCGTGCAGGCGATGGGCTTCCTGGTGCTGTTCCCGCTCCAGTTCGGCTCCTCGATCTTCGCGCCGACGAACTCGATGCCAGGCTGGCTCCAGCACTTCACCGACTACAACCCGCTGTCCACGCTCGCCGACGCGGCCCGCGGGCTGATGGTGGGCGGCCCGGTCGCCCACGACCTGTGGGTGACGCTCGGCTGGTCGGCGGCGATCACGGCGGTGGCGGCACCGTACGCGATTCACAAGTTCCGTACGAAGAACTGA
- a CDS encoding ATP-binding cassette domain-containing protein → MTRIDKNPKSGDSAVSVRGLVKHYGETKALDGVDLDVREGTVMGVLGPNGAGKTTLVRILSTLLSPDAGHATVAGYDAVRQPRQLRRVIGLTGQYASVDEKLPGWENLYMIGRLLDLPRKEARTRADELLERFSLTDAAKRPASTYSGGMRRRLDLAASMIGRPQVLFLDEPTTGLDPRTRNEVWAEVKRMVGDGVTVLLTTQYMEEAEQLASELTVVDHGKVIADGAIEELKAKVGGRSLRVRPVDPLQLQPLAGWIDELGITGLATSTVDTESATVIVPILSDEQLTAVVGAVTARGITLSSITTELPSLDEVFLSLTGHRASAPQDTVPTDTREEVAV, encoded by the coding sequence ATGACGCGAATCGACAAGAACCCCAAGAGCGGGGACTCCGCCGTTTCCGTGCGGGGGCTGGTGAAGCACTACGGCGAGACGAAGGCGCTGGACGGCGTCGACCTGGACGTGCGCGAGGGCACCGTGATGGGTGTGCTCGGGCCGAACGGCGCCGGCAAGACCACCCTCGTACGCATTCTGTCCACCCTCCTCTCCCCGGACGCCGGGCACGCCACCGTCGCCGGGTACGACGCCGTACGGCAGCCCCGTCAGCTGCGGCGGGTCATCGGGCTCACCGGGCAGTACGCCTCGGTGGACGAGAAGCTGCCGGGCTGGGAGAACCTCTACATGATCGGGCGGCTGCTCGACCTGCCCCGTAAGGAGGCCCGCACCCGGGCCGACGAACTGCTGGAGCGCTTCTCGCTCACGGACGCGGCGAAGCGGCCGGCGAGTACCTACTCCGGCGGTATGCGGCGCCGGCTCGACCTCGCCGCCTCGATGATCGGCCGGCCCCAGGTGCTCTTTCTGGACGAGCCGACCACCGGTCTCGACCCGCGCACCCGCAACGAGGTGTGGGCCGAGGTCAAGCGGATGGTCGGGGACGGGGTCACCGTCCTGCTGACCACCCAGTACATGGAGGAGGCCGAGCAGCTCGCCTCCGAGCTGACCGTGGTGGATCACGGCAAGGTCATCGCCGACGGCGCCATCGAGGAGCTCAAGGCGAAGGTCGGCGGGCGCTCGCTGCGGGTACGGCCCGTCGACCCGCTGCAGCTGCAGCCGCTCGCCGGCTGGATCGACGAGCTCGGCATCACCGGGCTCGCCACCTCCACCGTGGACACCGAGAGCGCCACCGTCATCGTCCCGATCCTCAGCGACGAGCAGCTGACCGCCGTGGTCGGCGCGGTCACCGCGCGTGGCATCACCCTCTCCTCCATCACGACCGAACTGCCCAGCCTGGACGAGGTGTTCCTGTCCCTCACCGGCCACCGCGCCAGTGCCCCGCAGGACACCGTCCCCACCGACACCCGCGAGGAGGTCGCCGTATGA
- a CDS encoding MFS transporter yields MPLALLALAVGAFGLGTTEFVMMGLLPDVASDLGISIPTAGHLVSAYALGVVIGAPLLAAVTARMSRRKVLIGLMGLFVAGNALSALAPGEHWLLAARFLSGLPHGAFFGVGAVVATGMVAPERKARSVSLMFLGLTLANIAGVPVATLMGQHLGWRATFLGVSAIGLAAIASLALLIPHDHAHAPAVGLRRELVALKSVPVWLALGTTVAGFGALFSAYSYITPMLTDSAGYADSSVTLLLALFGVGATAGNLVGGRLADHSLRGTLFGGLTSLIVVLALFPVLMSAQWSAAVAVVLLGTAAFVTGSPLQLMVMEKASAAPSLASSANQAAFNLANAGGAWIGGLALAAGLGATSPALTGAALAVLGLGVAAVAAVVDRRRVDVSPGRERVVATHLPEQAEAVRY; encoded by the coding sequence ATGCCCTTGGCCCTGCTCGCACTGGCCGTCGGCGCCTTTGGTCTCGGCACCACCGAATTCGTGATGATGGGCCTGCTGCCCGACGTCGCAAGCGACCTCGGCATCTCGATCCCCACCGCCGGTCATCTGGTCTCGGCGTACGCGCTGGGCGTGGTGATCGGCGCCCCGCTGCTCGCCGCGGTCACCGCCCGGATGTCCCGTCGCAAGGTCCTCATCGGCCTGATGGGCCTGTTCGTGGCCGGCAACGCGCTCTCCGCCCTCGCCCCCGGCGAACACTGGCTGCTCGCGGCCCGCTTCCTGAGCGGACTGCCGCACGGTGCCTTCTTCGGGGTGGGCGCGGTCGTCGCCACCGGCATGGTGGCGCCGGAGCGCAAGGCCCGCTCGGTGTCCCTGATGTTCCTCGGCCTGACCCTCGCCAACATCGCGGGCGTGCCCGTCGCCACGCTCATGGGCCAGCACCTGGGCTGGCGGGCGACCTTCCTCGGCGTCAGCGCGATCGGCCTGGCGGCGATAGCCTCGCTGGCGCTCCTCATCCCGCACGACCACGCGCACGCCCCCGCGGTGGGCCTGCGCCGCGAACTGGTCGCCCTGAAGTCGGTGCCCGTCTGGCTGGCGCTCGGCACGACGGTCGCGGGCTTCGGCGCGCTGTTCTCCGCGTACAGCTACATCACGCCGATGCTCACGGACTCCGCCGGCTACGCCGACTCCAGCGTGACGCTGCTGCTCGCACTGTTCGGCGTGGGCGCGACGGCGGGCAACCTGGTCGGCGGACGGCTCGCCGACCACTCGCTGCGCGGCACCCTGTTCGGCGGCCTGACCTCGCTGATCGTGGTCCTGGCCCTGTTCCCGGTACTCATGTCGGCGCAGTGGAGCGCGGCGGTGGCGGTCGTGCTGCTGGGCACGGCGGCCTTCGTGACCGGCTCCCCGCTCCAGCTGATGGTCATGGAGAAGGCCTCGGCCGCCCCCTCCCTGGCCTCCTCCGCCAACCAGGCCGCCTTCAACCTGGCCAACGCCGGCGGCGCCTGGATCGGCGGCCTCGCCCTGGCCGCGGGCCTCGGCGCGACGTCCCCGGCGCTGACGGGTGCGGCCCTGGCCGTGCTCGGCCTCGGGGTCGCCGCGGTGGCCGCGGTCGTGGACCGGCGGCGCGTGGACGTGTCGCCCGGGCGGGAGCGTGTGGTCGCGACCCATCTGCCGGAGCAGGCGGAAGCCGTACGGTACTGA
- a CDS encoding endonuclease/exonuclease/phosphatase family protein produces the protein MAQQAYVTETAEGGSGPEHRRDRFRRLLGRPLEGWRGDRRIWRRGLVLTALAVILALVMLLHAQIPNAIGNLGSLIETFLPWLGLFVPVLLLCGFLRRSATALIAVLLPAAVWLNLFGGLLSDKSATGGDLTVATHNVNADNPVPSGTARDVAASGADVVALEELTASAVPVYEKALASTYKYHAVEGTVGLWSKYPLTGVKAVDIKLGWTRAMRATVADPDGQVAVYVAHMPSVRVKMEAGFTARQRDKSADALGEAIADEKLPRKILLGDLNGTMNDRALNAVTSQMRSTQGAAGSGFGFSWPASFPMARIDQIMVQGVEPVSSWTLPETGSDHLPVAARVSLATSS, from the coding sequence ATGGCGCAGCAGGCATACGTGACGGAAACGGCGGAAGGCGGCTCGGGACCCGAGCACCGCAGAGACCGGTTCCGGCGCCTGCTCGGCCGCCCACTCGAGGGCTGGCGCGGTGACCGGAGGATCTGGCGCCGCGGTCTCGTCCTGACCGCCCTCGCGGTGATCCTCGCGCTGGTGATGCTGCTGCACGCGCAGATCCCGAACGCCATCGGCAACCTCGGCAGTCTCATCGAGACCTTCCTGCCCTGGCTGGGCCTGTTCGTCCCGGTGCTGCTCCTGTGCGGCTTCCTCCGCCGGTCCGCCACCGCGCTGATCGCGGTGCTGCTCCCGGCGGCCGTGTGGCTGAACCTCTTCGGCGGGCTGCTCTCCGACAAGTCCGCCACCGGGGGCGACCTCACGGTGGCCACCCACAACGTCAACGCCGACAACCCCGTCCCGTCCGGCACCGCCCGGGACGTGGCCGCCTCCGGCGCGGACGTGGTCGCCCTGGAGGAGCTGACCGCTTCGGCGGTGCCGGTGTACGAGAAGGCGCTGGCGTCGACGTACAAGTACCACGCGGTCGAGGGCACCGTGGGGCTGTGGAGCAAGTACCCGCTGACCGGCGTGAAGGCCGTCGACATCAAGCTGGGCTGGACCCGGGCCATGCGGGCCACGGTGGCCGACCCGGACGGGCAGGTCGCGGTCTACGTCGCCCACATGCCGTCCGTGCGGGTGAAGATGGAGGCCGGGTTCACCGCCCGGCAGCGCGACAAGAGCGCCGACGCACTGGGCGAGGCCATCGCCGACGAGAAGCTCCCGCGCAAGATCCTGCTCGGCGACCTCAACGGCACGATGAACGACCGCGCGCTCAACGCCGTCACCTCCCAGATGCGCTCCACGCAGGGCGCGGCGGGCAGCGGCTTCGGGTTCAGCTGGCCGGCGTCGTTCCCGATGGCGCGGATCGACCAGATCATGGTGCAGGGCGTGGAGCCGGTGAGCTCGTGGACGCTGCCCGAGACCGGCAGCGACCATCTGCCGGTGGCGGCCCGTGTGAGCCTCGCCACCTCGTCGTAG
- a CDS encoding TetR/AcrR family transcriptional regulator: MSGLAESQRRQTGPVRGRPRSEAVERSIIEAVIELLEDGVPLAELSIERIARTAGVGKATIYRRWNGKEELFVDVVRTAEPPDAELPGTSMRDDLVALLEQLRQRGLMTRSSALLHSVFAQMKSSPKVWDAYHAIVIAPRRRKQVAILRRGQANGELRTDIDVELVNDLFIGPMLFRTIMQPNAALPEGLSEQIVDTVLEGLRPVSS, from the coding sequence GTGAGCGGCCTCGCCGAGAGTCAGCGCAGGCAGACGGGGCCCGTACGGGGCCGGCCCCGCAGTGAGGCCGTGGAGCGGTCCATCATCGAGGCCGTCATCGAGCTGCTCGAGGACGGCGTGCCGCTCGCCGAACTGTCCATCGAGCGCATCGCCCGTACCGCGGGCGTCGGCAAGGCCACCATCTACCGCCGCTGGAACGGCAAGGAGGAGCTCTTCGTCGATGTCGTGCGCACCGCCGAGCCCCCGGACGCGGAACTGCCCGGCACCTCGATGCGCGACGATCTCGTGGCGCTGCTCGAGCAGTTGCGCCAGCGCGGGCTGATGACCCGTTCCTCGGCGCTGCTGCACAGTGTCTTCGCCCAGATGAAGAGCAGCCCGAAGGTGTGGGACGCCTACCACGCGATCGTCATCGCGCCCCGGCGCCGCAAGCAGGTCGCCATCCTGCGCCGGGGGCAGGCCAACGGCGAGCTCCGCACGGACATCGACGTCGAGCTGGTCAACGACCTGTTCATCGGCCCCATGCTCTTCCGCACCATCATGCAGCCCAACGCCGCGCTGCCGGAGGGCCTCTCGGAACAGATCGTCGACACCGTCCTGGAAGGCCTACGCCCCGTCAGTTCCTAG